A single genomic interval of Selenobaculum gibii harbors:
- a CDS encoding MlaD family protein has translation MTTEAKVGSFSLGALAVLVFIIVHLSGASWEEKGYNIEAVFAHVDGLKAGNMVRYAGVEVGKITGVEPVIDGAKAHLMINKNVKIPHGSIFVVSTDGFMGEKFISILPNSEAENFLKPNDVVEGKSQKSLDDLIARADLVMADMETLLSSLNTIFGDERVQQSFIESAINIKELTANLNKMSLVLARMAVDNEGDIRVMVNNLKLMSANMLNASARVDAMITDFDNNGQTTADLKEAIANLNVTSKRVEHMAASLEGVVTDPKTAENIKVTLQNARNVSEKADKMMTRVSNIKTEFGAELLYHGGERRYLSNADFKIFTNPNSFLLLGVSDIGEENKTNLQIGSGNDKFTGRVGLIESKAGIGIDTKLGEDVKFSVDAYDPNDFRVKLRAQYEFAPNTFLVSQTDNINKSEERETFVGLRKTF, from the coding sequence ATGACAACAGAAGCTAAAGTAGGTTCTTTTTCGCTAGGCGCATTAGCTGTATTAGTTTTTATTATTGTTCATTTAAGTGGTGCCAGCTGGGAAGAAAAGGGCTATAATATAGAAGCTGTTTTTGCTCATGTAGATGGATTAAAAGCTGGGAATATGGTTCGTTATGCCGGAGTTGAAGTTGGAAAAATTACTGGAGTGGAGCCTGTCATTGATGGAGCAAAAGCTCATTTAATGATTAATAAAAACGTGAAGATTCCTCACGGATCTATTTTCGTTGTTAGTACAGATGGCTTCATGGGAGAAAAGTTTATTAGCATTTTACCGAATAGTGAGGCGGAAAATTTTTTGAAGCCCAATGACGTTGTAGAAGGGAAATCACAAAAAAGTTTAGACGATTTAATTGCTAGAGCTGATCTTGTTATGGCGGATATGGAAACGCTATTGTCCTCGCTTAACACAATTTTTGGTGATGAAAGAGTGCAGCAGTCATTTATTGAATCTGCAATTAATATCAAGGAATTAACGGCTAATTTGAATAAGATGAGTCTTGTTTTAGCTAGGATGGCGGTTGATAATGAAGGAGATATTCGCGTGATGGTCAATAATTTGAAATTGATGAGTGCGAATATGTTAAATGCCTCTGCAAGAGTAGATGCCATGATTACCGATTTCGATAACAATGGACAAACTACTGCTGACTTAAAGGAAGCGATTGCGAATTTGAATGTGACAAGTAAGCGGGTAGAGCATATGGCTGCTTCACTAGAAGGCGTAGTGACCGACCCTAAAACGGCAGAAAATATTAAAGTGACATTACAAAATGCTAGAAATGTTAGTGAAAAAGCTGATAAAATGATGACGCGGGTTTCAAATATTAAAACCGAGTTTGGGGCAGAGCTGCTTTATCATGGAGGTGAAAGACGTTATTTAAGCAATGCAGATTTTAAGATTTTTACAAATCCAAATAGCTTTCTTCTATTAGGGGTTAGTGATATTGGAGAAGAGAATAAAACAAACTTGCAAATTGGGTCAGGGAATGATAAATTTACAGGTAGAGTTGGTTTAATAGAAAGCAAAGCTGGTATCGGAATCGATACAAAACTGGGGGAAGATGTTAAATTCTCTGTAGATGCATATGACCCGAATGACTTTCGTGTAAAACTAAGGGCTCAGTATGAATTTGCACCCAATACTTTTTTAGTCAGTCAAACCGATAATATTAATAAAAGTGAAGAACGAGAAACGTTTGTCGGTTTGCGAAAAACTTTCTAA
- a CDS encoding TolC family protein — protein MSKKYNWKKHLAVVLAGGIFTLASTSVWANAIDLTLEESINMALNNNKSIKISGTEVDSAKWAVEEAKGNKGFSLGYIHTDGRAKTSSSQGSVIGNSFKNQIKAQLPVYTGGALEGTINKAEIGAESAELSLENTKQQVKLDTTTAYFNILKTANLVQVGQESVNSLNGHLKNVNAQYAVGTVAKSDVLRSEVELADAQQNLIVYQNNYDLAMSNFNNIVGLELDTIVNISDKLQYTENDLSLEDSIAYALTHRPDGIMAEKNIAMAQEQLNVAKAGGRPNVYLGAEQSWLSDKFPGDDDNGWSVGVTTSWNVFDSNVTRSQIKQAEAAVMKTMEQEQQKKDAIQLEVRQAYLNMREAEKRIQTNQVSVEKAEEDFKIAQVRYSAGVGTNLDVIDAQVALTSARTNYIVSLYDYNTSKASLDKAMGVGI, from the coding sequence GTGTCAAAAAAATATAATTGGAAAAAACATTTAGCGGTGGTATTAGCAGGGGGAATCTTTACGCTTGCAAGTACATCGGTATGGGCTAATGCAATAGATTTAACATTAGAAGAAAGTATTAATATGGCACTTAATAATAATAAGTCCATAAAAATATCTGGTACTGAAGTGGATAGTGCAAAATGGGCAGTGGAAGAAGCGAAAGGGAACAAAGGGTTTAGTTTAGGGTATATACACACAGATGGCCGTGCAAAAACCAGTTCTTCTCAGGGTTCTGTAATTGGGAACTCTTTTAAAAATCAGATTAAAGCCCAATTGCCAGTATATACTGGTGGGGCTTTAGAGGGAACGATCAATAAAGCTGAGATTGGAGCAGAATCAGCAGAGTTATCTTTAGAAAATACTAAGCAACAGGTAAAGCTAGACACGACAACAGCATATTTTAATATTTTAAAAACAGCAAATTTAGTACAAGTTGGGCAAGAGTCTGTAAACAGTTTGAACGGTCATTTAAAAAATGTTAATGCACAGTATGCGGTAGGAACTGTTGCAAAATCCGATGTATTGCGTTCTGAAGTTGAATTGGCAGATGCACAACAAAATCTTATTGTATATCAAAATAATTATGATTTAGCGATGTCTAACTTTAATAATATTGTTGGTTTAGAGTTGGATACGATAGTGAATATTAGTGATAAATTGCAATATACAGAGAATGATTTATCTTTAGAAGATAGCATTGCTTATGCATTAACACATCGTCCTGATGGAATTATGGCAGAAAAGAATATTGCAATGGCGCAAGAACAATTAAATGTGGCTAAAGCTGGCGGACGCCCAAATGTTTATTTGGGAGCTGAACAATCTTGGCTTAGTGATAAATTTCCTGGTGATGACGACAATGGCTGGAGCGTTGGGGTAACAACGAGCTGGAATGTTTTTGACAGCAATGTTACTCGTTCACAAATTAAACAAGCAGAAGCTGCAGTAATGAAAACAATGGAGCAAGAACAACAGAAAAAAGATGCAATTCAGCTAGAAGTGCGTCAAGCGTATTTAAATATGCGAGAAGCTGAAAAACGTATTCAAACAAATCAAGTAAGTGTAGAAAAAGCTGAAGAAGATTTTAAAATTGCACAAGTTCGCTACAGCGCAGGTGTAGGTACAAACCTTGATGTAATTGATGCACAAGTGGCATTAACTTCTGCAAGAACAAACTACATTGTATCTTTGTATGATTACAATACAAGCAAGGCAAGTCTAGATAAAGCAATGGGCGTTGGAATTTAA
- a CDS encoding ABC transporter ATP-binding protein — protein MIELKGVNKSFQQRRILKNINLEITKGETLAIIGASGSGKSTLLRLIIGLLKPDNGEIWIKNKEISNLSEKELNEVRLNMGMVFQYSALFDSMTIGDNVAFGLREHTTLSEAEIKEIVQENLRMVDLEGFENMMPNELSGGMKKRVSLARAIAFKPEILLYDEPSAGLDPMMSAKIDELIYHMQQKLGVTSIVVTHHMNSAFAIADRIAMIHEGEIIAIGDVEMIQNLENPIVQNFIHGSKRFTGGDRGNDNRS, from the coding sequence ATGATTGAATTAAAGGGTGTAAATAAGAGCTTTCAACAGCGTAGAATTTTGAAAAATATTAATCTGGAAATTACAAAGGGGGAAACTCTGGCAATTATTGGTGCTAGTGGCTCTGGAAAAAGTACGTTGTTGCGTTTGATTATTGGCTTATTAAAACCAGATAATGGAGAGATCTGGATTAAAAATAAGGAGATTAGTAATCTTTCAGAAAAAGAATTGAATGAAGTTCGTTTGAATATGGGAATGGTCTTTCAATATTCAGCGCTATTTGATTCTATGACAATAGGAGATAACGTTGCCTTTGGACTGAGGGAGCATACAACCTTGTCTGAAGCGGAAATCAAGGAGATTGTACAAGAAAATTTGCGAATGGTTGATTTAGAAGGTTTTGAAAATATGATGCCAAATGAGTTGTCGGGTGGAATGAAAAAACGTGTTAGTCTAGCTAGAGCTATCGCATTTAAACCAGAAATTTTGCTTTATGATGAACCTAGCGCGGGATTGGATCCGATGATGAGTGCGAAAATTGATGAATTGATTTACCATATGCAGCAAAAATTAGGTGTTACTTCAATTGTTGTTACGCATCACATGAATAGTGCTTTTGCAATTGCCGATCGAATTGCGATGATTCATGAAGGAGAAATTATTGCAATTGGAGATGTTGAAATGATACAAAATCTAGAAAATCCCATTGTACAAAATTTTATTCATGGATCGAAACGATTTACAGGAGGTGATAGAGGAAATGACAACAGAAGCTAA